The genomic segment GCTCATGGGGGAATCCATTTTCCTTCATAATATCTGACCTATATAAAGTAAGTTGTGGTGCAGTTGTATAAGTAAGTGATAACAGCTTTTTATTATCTATTGATAAACCGCCATCCCATCTTGGAAAATCCTTTTGGTATTTTCCTGCATTAAACGGTTCCTCAAGTAAATCTTGAAGAACCCCGTTTATTGTGTATGTTCCAAACATTTCACTGTAAAACATCATAACGTCAGGTCCGTCTCCATTTGTCAATGCCTTTATGTATTCTTCCTTGCATTGGAAGTAGTCAAGTAATCTTGTATTAACCTTTATACCTGGATTATCTGACTCAAATTTGTCTATTATCCCATACAATGGAGACCAAGTCCAAAACTCAATTTCTATATCCTTTTGAATGGCATGTGTATTATTATGAAGAACATTTTTATCATTTTCATCAATACTTTCTTTACACCCAGCTGCAGCAAGCATAATGAAAACAAGCCCCACCAGAAGCATAAGCTTAGCTTTTACTACCATAATGTTTGCCTCTCTTTTATTATAATTTTTTATAGAGTTGTATACATATTAATATCGTCAATTTTAAGAATATTTTTAATATAAAATGATTTTTCTAGGGCTTGGGTGAATTAAAATAGAAAGACCAGCAAGCATTTTCTGGCTTGCTGGTCTATTTTCTTTGTCTCTACCTTTATTTCATAAGAGCTTCTTTTAATGCATTATACGCTGGCTTTGGATTAAAGTTACTATCATAAATCAAACCTCTACCGGTACCTGGGAAAGTTTGTGGAATCCATGAATATTTATCAGTAAAGCCCCAAACCACAAATGTTTTAACGTTGGGGTTTCTTAATGCAATTTCCATCAA from the Pseudobacteroides sp. genome contains:
- a CDS encoding endo-1,4-beta-xylanase, producing the protein QLNAIEQNIKRYAALGLQVSITELDIRMNDSENQTSGFNTQASNYKSLMEIALRNPNVKTFVVWGFTDKYSWIPQTFPGTGRGLIYDSNFNPKPAYNALKEALMK